A genomic window from Drosophila sulfurigaster albostrigata strain 15112-1811.04 chromosome 4, ASM2355843v2, whole genome shotgun sequence includes:
- the LOC133846969 gene encoding LOW QUALITY PROTEIN: apolipophorins (The sequence of the model RefSeq protein was modified relative to this genomic sequence to represent the inferred CDS: inserted 17 bases in 15 codons; deleted 6 bases in 3 codons): MADSEIKSFILIGLLLATAINADSSCKKGCVKPDSGLLKYXPGSFYEYAFDSILTVGXSTGIISEADDTSLKVIGTAKVFANGNCDYTLQVGAIKVINTKQSLEKKLVTNIQKPVHFSWASGQVQPEICSDATDSEYALNIKRAIISLLQAGKTSESKSEVDVFGLCPTYTSISATASGGETITKVRDLNQCAYREQINSGLLSGVVNEQAGIKSSSLLQADYSKELKLQNGVIEHVQLVEVYKFTGSVKGSSDVSAKVVSSLKLRNGSGGTPGSTPTPTSGQREASIIFQKYGTYAAKNIAALKIALSDLIDSTNDYVXKDTAKKFIEIIRLLRNSDTDTILELAAVPHPNKVLARKVYLDALFRTNTAESARAILKQLTKLSENEKLLGILSLNLVESVDKETLNLAAVQLLSNAPKELYLVVGNLISKFCLKNRCETSVVESISKKFVDGLKHCKANTKXDEERIVYVLKGIGNSHILVNTLVPALTECISSXRSNRIRVAALQAFSTSNCNEALNSKALEILKNPNEDSELRIEAYVTAVNCPTAQLANQISEIVNSEKVYQVGSFISSSLKVIRDSTDANRELQRYHLGNIRVTKQFPQDYRRYSFNRGCSHRLDALGLSASTDYKLIYSQHGFLPRSARFNMSAEIFGTNFNVIEXNLRQENLEKLLEYYVGPKGLLNKDFDEIVKLIEVGNAEAAGGAAERSKRSIADDATKIAKKYKTYGSKNIHDLNLDLSLKLFGSELAFLSLGDDVPSTLDDIIKYFSDAFDKTKKELSSFEKQFTSHHLFLDAELSYPTGLGVPLELGAQGFAANKIDFAINVDVNDILEQNWQRSKYRFKFVPSIDVNVNILLGFNAQVLSTGLRVVSTAHSATGSDVSVSLINNGEGFNVNVDLPREKLELVDVQLNAEFFIAENDKQLKSVPLKNSAKSKNLNQLTKICFSQLDIVGVNLCISSSASLKDFTVENSQSEGHVDEFHLSKPFSFAIYSTSERKFNFKGTQSTLPTGSHQWKLDYSTPGSRVSHDTSVAFELGTKPKTYGRIALDNPQIHLAVEAGITNDNTELVVYGQYEQNKDVKRSKIGFSKHGNEYKPLIEIHDXNGIVNNINGYRADGKINVQKSGDKQARFNFQNFQLLSPSNERIVINGWADLTPNALSTELHIAPEKESYLVKSNFKLESGQYEAALFVNNEQTPNNVYGSSVKAKLAIMPMTYXADWSGFHLTLTSTSALKFVKGDNSNTLTSSQFLSDLRVDHQSKPYASVKVVTNFDVNKLEFDATAIRDQNHQVSVNVKYQSNQRTTGDYELLAKAKLNKHSIEVVSKCDANGNLLIVDNSIITSWGTLITVKGELGQRYTANDVHIDLQGSAQFRSKEKALQWILKALGTPEKTNGEFRVNRDNAELIKLTTESQHPLDKVSAAKFNLVLKNQLNAKGDFKIARNGKGELTAIIETQKVEPKHKFEVDSKFQILSPKYDIDTSIKINGDTKLHLKTENIIDKLKFSTKNLFESDTKKVSFEANGALKGDWRSNGDIEGAFTLVTPDGHVYDGNLNRHITTNLKTHLIQGTANVQVNEQQPGNKEKRSILLKTTLNTLNTKTKEFSSNAQLILTSFNGKKRNLIAIGWSISAGNLVENQLPVELSIIVDEYSSQQGNGRISFKFGDRILANLNGKVQVGQQLNGVPASYELQADLQAPQTNFRSFELSSHGKLLRTVEGGSGPYNVEFDLNTKTADGHFTRVNTFWXGFAHQGSYTFDAQGNWLAAPLKFDGSYRNEKDAAESNRKWENTLNAQFGDKYIKHHIDINVVAYKTATVQWQLDTSHESIKNLEVNIQSTKAGEDTYTVRLEVKDASKKYEIDSKWFGAPHKKGLELHLNLPKSQPIGVVAIVEILGERKAKVSVDIQSLADLDFKLNLESSYTTIDEFYIIXRLNSKKLQLDSYVLDIKAQSKSIKVSVTNAQDVIISGTATYNLKKDQNKAIIEGQGQFQXAGKTVSSSFKLTRQYFALSTDKEVGASYSLNGNIGPTNVVATLKLTNKEFNLKVSTCEEKRQCMNIQAQSTLTIDEKQLDTSEHGILVLMDLREIGYPYELEWKSRSRRQGFKHQYSLDGHISGNNLKYQLNINFLPNGSTIRLTLPKRQILFESTQTLPTDGKLFGHYEESAAFYIDKLQRPNDVARISAILDLSGEEHVAINSRLQLKIEHPTIRPLTVSGTFDADRNKRSVNSEFTFDIFKSPEQKIIAFNQIRNTQAQQSPIGGFDITSNHKIYSSGLQFNYEINVQSALNVDXKEFTTSTELKSNNLDLNVGANILANKDHVDVTVNALNKQIVAVSADIDWKKYSTKINSKLQALAGQNPIEIISELQPNWLKISLNKQSLINANAEIKLGKEFKFDVTGASGKSVSNGRVSLDAANFLQTDYKVNEDDYKVFVNTLKNELKKESEEVTEKLKKQFDNARSDFGEKLKLFKQSRPDFDILLNGYENQKTIIRELEVDPTLASIIDNTRKLIEKINAFINEISKAYAKHFEELHKTLEEVLKNWNELWKNSILKAWEQFVVSVTKIQENLREEVLNVYTNVFKTVVAGLEKYGPVLKNYAKALHESLKPVSEATQELIKTIINSTDYIFVELKEYLSKLPTFEAIRTEIIEQIKHFKLIEKTLEVLNNIFDQLHILPQTPDTEEFLQKLQTYLEAKLKQQPINDEKVLNELSQLLIKSLRSIWLALENSKPGGGIPVDLESWTAIALPTWLDKLINLPALLSFRSSVINALLNEKWENTLSKNLYATWIYSVIFQKFDLHGQIVDGKHVFTFDGQSYAYPGNCRYVLVQDSVDSNFTVIVQLSSESKLKAITLTDRDGNFVEVSDTVALKLNGKPVEYPQHIPGIHAWRRFYGVYLHSEYGVTITCTTDLRVCQVTVDGFYTSKTRGLLGNGNAEPYDDFLLIDGTIAIDSATLGNDYGVGKCNSVSSKGEQQVVRNEICSEIFGIESTLALNYLQLDPRPYRKECDIAVQDAAEKDKESVACNFALAYGSALKELKQLSLLPPRCLKCTGAVGQRELGEEFTVKXPTNKADLXFVVDVNVTPKVLSQLVAPAITEIRDALKSRGFTDVQVSVIAFDESKRYPALLTSDNGKINYKANVANVQVNGPKXFCDNCVEQIITDKRVLEIYKLLERFVKTIVPQSDENAFSLALDYPFRAGAAKSIIGVRSDSLEYSNWWKLVRAHITGSLTKFDGAQLHLIAPIKGLALEGVPADKLVGFNARLVATLDGKDNKKRSKLQFENDMGIDFVLNNGGWAFTTQNFDRLKSPDQKKVLNQVTSSIADTLFKTETISDCRCVPVEGLFGQHKCAIKSTSFCRIRNQRVREIIDRFI; this comes from the exons ATGGCCGATTCTGAAATTAAGAGTTTCATTCTCATCGGTCTGCTATTAGCGACAGCTATCAATGCAG ATAGTAGCTGTAAAAAGGGGTGTGTAAAAC CCGACAGTggattattgaaat acccCGGGTCATTTTACGAGTATGCATTTGACAGCATATTAACGGTGG TTAGTACGGGTATCATAAGCGAAGCTGATGATACAAGTCTTAAAGTAATCGGTACTGCGAAAGTGTTTGCTAATGGCAACTGCGATTATACCCTACAAGTCGGTGCTATAAAGGTAATTAACACGAAGCAGTCTTTGGAGAAGAAACTCGtgacaaatattcaaaaaccAGTACACTTCTCATGGGCCAGCGGTCAAGTACAACCAGAAATTTGTAGCGATGCCACAGACTCTGAGTACGCGTTAAATATTAAACGTGCCATTATTTCACTATTGCAAGCAGGAAAAACATCGGAATCTAAATCGGAAGTCGATGTATTTGGACTATGTCCAACCTATACATCTATTTCGGCGACTGCAAGTGGCGgagaaacaataacaaaagttcGTGATCTTAACCAATGCGCCTATCGAGAGCAGATAAATTCTGGCTTGTTATCGGGCGTAGTGAATGAGCAAGCTGGCATTAAATCAAGTTCCCTACTGCAAGCGGACTATAGCAAAGAGTTGAAACTGCAGAATGGTGTAATCGAGCATGTGCAACTCGTGGAAGTTTACAAGTTTACGGGCAGCGTCAAGGGCAGCTCGGATGTGAGTGCCAAGGTTGTTAGCAGCCTTAAATTGCGAAATGGATCTGGCGGAACGCCAGGATCAACACCAACTCCAACTAGTGGACAACGCGAGGCTAGCATTATATTTCAGAAGTACGGAACTTATGCAGCCAAGAATATTGCTGCTCTCAAGATAGCACTCTCTGATCTCATTGATTCGACTAACGATTATGT AAAAGACACAgctaaaaaatttattgaaatcattCGATTACTGCGCAACTCGGATACAGACACCATATTAGAATTGGCTGCTGTCCCACATCCTAATAAGGTGTTAGCACGTAAAGTCTATCTGGATGCTCTTTTCCGCACTAATACTGCCGAGTCGGCGAGAGCAATTTTGAAGCAGCTAACCAAGTTGAGTGAAAACGAGAAATTGTTGGGAATATTATCACTAAACCTGGTGGAGTCTGTGGACAAGGAAACCCTTAATCTAGCTGCTGTTCAACTATTGTCTAACGCACCCAAGGAGCTTTATTTGGTTGTTGGCAATTTGATCTCCAAGTTTTGCTTGAAAAATAGGTGCGAAACATCCGTTGTTGAAAGTATTTCAAAGAAGTTTGTTGACGGTCTGAAGCACTGCAAAGCCAACACCA AAGATGAAGAGCGCATAGTATATGTACTTAAGGGCATCGGAAATAGCCATATCCTGGTCAACACTCTGGTGCCTGCCTTGACAGAATGTATTTCTT GACGCTCCAATCGCATTAGAGTGGCAGCACTACAAGCCTTTTCCACCTCGAATTGTAATGAAGCATTAAACTCTAAGGCACTAGAGATCTTGAAGAATCCTAATGAGGATTCAGAGCTCCGAATCGAGGCATATGTGACAGCTGTTAATTGCCCAACTGCTCAACTGGCCAATCAAATTTCAGAGATTGTAAACTCAGAGAAGGTATATCAAGTAGGTAGTTTTATTTCATCAAGTCTGAAGGTAATCCGAGATTCCACGGATGCGAATCGCGAGCTTCAGCGTTATCACTTAGGAAACATACGTGTAACGAAACAGTTCCCACAAGACTACAGGCGTTACAGTTTCAACCGTGGCTGTTCCCATAGACTTGATGCCTTAGGACTTAGTGCCAGCACTGATTACAAGCTCATCTATTCACAGCACGGTTTCCTGCCAAGATCAGCGAGATTCAATATGTCTGCAGAAATCTTTGGCACAAATTTCAATGTGATTG GAAACTTGCGGCAGGAGAACCTCGAGAAGCTCTTGGAGTATTATGTGGGTCCAAAGGGGTTGCTCAATAAAGATTTCGATGAGATTGTCAAGCTTATTGAAGTCGGTAATGCTGAAGCAGCTGGTGGGGCCGCTGAACGTTCGAAGCGCTCGATTGCTGATGATGCTACAAAAATCGccaagaaatacaaaacatatgGCAGTAAGAATATCCATGACTTGAATTTGGATCTGTCATTGAAGCTATTTGGCTCTGAGCTCGCTTTCTTGAGCCTAGGTGATGATGTACCAAGTACATTAGATgacattattaaatatttctcgGATGCATTtgacaaaaccaaaaaggaATTGTCGTCATTTGAAAAGCAGTTCACCTCGCACCATCTGTTCCTCGATGCGGAATTGAGTTACCCCACGGGATTGGGTGTACCATTAGAACTCGGAGCCCAAGGATTTGCGGCAAATAAAATCGACTTTGCAATCAATGTTGATGTGAATGATATTCTCGAGCAAAATTGGCAGCGATCGAAATATCGTTTCAAATTCGTGCCTAGTATTGATGTTAATGTGAATATCCTGCTGGGCTTCAATGCACAGGTGCTATCAACAGGACTTCGTGTCGTATCCACGGCACATTCAGCCACTGGCAGTGATGTATCAGTATCTCTCATAAATAATGGAGAAGGATTCAATGTGAATGTTGACTTACCTCGCGAAAAACTTGAACTTGTCGATGTACAGTTAAATGCCGAATTTTTCATAGCTGAGAATGACAAACAATTGAAATCGGTACCATTGAAAAACtcagccaaaagcaaaaatctAAACCAATTAACGAAGATT TGCTTTAGTCAACTTGACATTGTTGGGGTAAATCTCTGTATATCTAGTTCGGCGAGTCTTAAAGATTTCACTGTTGAAAATAGCCAAAGTGAGGGACACGTCGACGAATTTCATCTTTCGAAACCCTTTTCGTTCGCTATTTACTCAACAAGTGAacgtaaatttaatttcaaaggAACACAGTCAACACTCCCAACAGGTAGCCACCAATGGAAACTTGATTATAGCACTCCCGGGTCGAGGGTATCTCATGACACAAGTGTAGCATTTGAGCTGGGCACAAAGCCAAAGACCTACGGCCGGATAGCCCTTGATAATCCCCAAATTCACCTCGCCGTTGAGGCTGGCATCACAAATGATAATACAGAGTTGGTAGTTTACGGTCAATACGAACAGAACAAGGATGTAAAGAGGAGTAAAATAGGGTTTTCGAAGCATGGTAATGAATACAAACCACTAATTGAGATTCACG AAAATGGCATTGTCAACAATATCAATGGTTATCGCGCCGATGGCAAAATTAATGTACAGAAATCGGGCGACAAGCAGGCACGCTTTAATTTCCAAAACTTCCAATTATTAAGCCCAAGTAATGAACGTATTGTAATAAATGGTTGGGCTGACCTTACTCCAAATGCTTTAAGTACTGAATTGCATATTGCTCCAGAAAAGGAATCATATTTGGTGAAGAGCAATTTTAAGTTGGAAAGTGGTCAATATGAAGCGGCTCTCTTTGTGAATAATGAGCAAACACCTAATAATGTTTACGGCAGTTCGGTGAAAGCAAAATTGGCAATAATGCCTATGACTTA AGCTGATTGGTCAGGCTTTCACTTGACTCTGACAAGTACATCGGCGCTAAAGTTCGTTAAGGGCGATAACTCAAATACATTAACTTCGTCTCAATTTTTATCAGATTTGCGGGTCGACCATCAGAGTAAGCCATATGCCTCTGTTAAAGTCGTCACGAATTTCGATGTGAACAAATTAGAGTTCGATGCTACAGCAATTCGTGATCAGAATCATCAGGTATCTGTGAATGTTAAATATCAGTCGAATCAAAGGACAACAGGTGACTACGAATTGTTGGCGAAGGCAAAGCTCAATAAACACTCGATCGAAGTTGTCTCCAAGTGCGATGCAAATGGCAATCTATTAATTGTGGATAATAGCATTATCACATCCTGGGGTACATTGATAACAGTTAAGGGTGAGCTGGGACAGCGCTACACTGCAAATGATGTCCACATCGATTTGCAAGGCAGTGCACAATTTCGTAGCAAAGAAAAAGCCCTGCAATGGATATTGAAAGCTCTAGGAACTCCCGAGAAAACCAATGGCGAATTCCGTGTAAACCGCGACAATGCAGAGCTCATCAAACTGACAACAGAATCACAGCATCCACTGGACAAAGTGTCTGCGGCCAAGTTTAATCTCGTACTTAAGAACCAACTAAATGCCAAGGGTGATTTTAAAATCGCAAGGAATGGCAAAGGCGAGCTCACCGCAATCATAGAAACGCAAAAAGTTGAACCCAAGCATAAATTCGAAGTCGACtcaaaattccaaatattgTCACCAAAATATGATATCGATACATCGATCAAAATCAACGGCGacacaaaattgcatttaaaaaccgaaaatataatcgataaattgaaattttcaacgAAAAATCTTTTCGAATCAGACACCAAAAAGGTATCTTTCGAAGCCAATGGCGCATTGAAGGGTGATTGGCGAAGCAATGGTGATATTGAAGGTGCATTCACATTGGTTACTCCCGATGGACACGTCTATGATGGTAATCTTAATCGACATATAACTACAAACCTCAAGACTCATCTCATTCAAGGCACGGCAAATGTACAAGTTAATGAACAACAGCCTGGCAACAAAGAGAAGCGTTCAATCTTATTAAAGACTACGCTAAATACATTGAATACAAAGACAAAGGAATTTTCATCAAATGCCCAGCTAATCTTGACCTCATTTAATGGCAAAAAGCGGAACTTAATAGCCAT AGGCTGGTCTATCTCTGCAGGAAATTTAGTGGAAAATCAATTGCCCGTTGAATTGTCGATTATTGTTGACGAATATAGCTCACAGCAAGGAAATGGCCGCATCTCTTTCAAGTTTGGTGATCGGATCTTAGCGAATCTTAATGGTAAGGTTCAGGTAGGACAGCAGCTGAATGGAGTCCCAGCTTCCTATGAGCTGCAAGCTGACCTGCAAGCACCACAAACCAATTTTAGAAGCTTTGAGCTCAGCAGCCATGGAAAACTCTTAAGAACCGTCGAAGGCGGCAGTGGACCCTATAATGTGGAATTCGATCTGAATACCAAGACGGCTGATGGACACTTCACACGTGTTAACACCTTCT AAGGATTTGCTCATCAGGGCAGCTACACTTTTGATGCACAAGGCAATTGGCTAGCTGCTCCATTGAAATTCGATGGTAGCTACCGAAATGAAAAAGACGCAGCAGAAAGTAACCGCAAGTGGGAAAATACCTTAAATGCCCAATTTGGTGACAAGTATATCAAGCACCACATCGATATAAATGTTGTAGCA TACAAAACTGCAACAGTACAATGGCAACTTGATACTAGTCATGAGTCGATCAAGAACTTAGAGGTTAACATACAGTCAACTAAGGCGGGCGAAGATACCTATACAGTGCGTTTGGAAGTTAAGGATGCAAGCAAGAAGTACGAAATAGACTCAAAATGGTTTGGTGCGCCACACAAGAAGGGATTAGAGCTGCACCTGAATCTACCCAAATCTCAGCCCATCGGGGTAGTGGCCATTGTTGAAATTTTGGGTGAGCGTAAGGCAAAGGTCAGTGTCGATATACAAAGCCTGGCCGACTTGGACTTCAAACTCAACCTGGAATCATCGTACACAACCATTGATGAATTTTATATCA GGAGACTGAACTCGAAGAAACTGCAGCTAGACAGCTATGTGCTGGACATCAAGGCACAGAGCAAGAGCATTAAAGTTAGCGTAACGAATGCCCAGGATGTTATCATATCGGGCACAGCCACGTATAACCTAAAGAAGGATCAAAATAAGGCTATTATCGAAGGACAGGGTCAATTCC AAGCGGGTAAAACCGTTTCGAGTAGCTTTAAGTTAACCCGTCAATACTTTGCCCTCAGTACGGACAAAGAGGTTGGGGCCTCCTATAGTTTAAATGGCAATATTGGACCAACAAATGTGGTTGCCACACTAAAGCTAACTAACAAGGAATTTAATCTGAAGGTATCCACATGCGAAGAGAAGCGTCAATGCATGAATATTCAGGCACAATCTACTTTGACCATTGATGAGAAACAATTGGATACTTCGGAGCATGGAATACTCGTCTTGATGGATTTGCGAGAGATTGGTTATCCATATGAGCTGGAGTGGAAGTCGAGGAGCAGACGACAAGGCTTTAAGCATCAATACAGTCTAGATGGTCACATCTCTGGTAATAATCTTAAATAtcagttaaatattaatttcttacCCAATGGCTCCACAATTCGATTGACTTTACCAAAGCGACAAATTCTCTTCGAGAGCACACAGACATTGCCAACAGATGGCAAGCTCTTCGGTCATTACGAGGAGTCGGCtgcattttatattgataAACTGCAGCGACCTAATGATGTTGCGCGTATCTCTGCCATTTTGGATTTATCTGGTGAGGAACACGTCGCCATAAACTCCAGGTTGCAACTCAAAATCGAGCATCCCACTATCAGACCTTTAACTGTCTCTGGCACATTTGATGCGGATCGTAATAAGCGCTCTGTGAACAGCGAATTTACTTTTGACATATTTAAATCACCCGAACAGAaaataattgcttttaatcaaattcgAAATACTCAAGCCCAACAAAGTCCCATTGGCGGTTTTGATATTACATCGAATCACAAAATTTATTCATCGGGTCTCCAATTTAATTATGAGATCAACGTGCAATCAGCGCTAAACGTCG AAAAGGAGTTCACGACATCCACCGAActgaaaagcaacaacttgGATCTAAATGTTGGAGCTAACATCTTGGCAAATAAAGATCACGTCGACGTAACAGTCAATGCTCTCAACAAGCAGATTGTTGCAGTGAGTGCCGATATCGATTGGAAGAAATATTCAAcgaaaatcaattcaaaactGCAAGCCTTAGCTGGACAGAACcctattgaaattatttccgAACTGCAACCGAACTGGTTGAAGATCTCATTGAATAAGCAAAGTCTAATTAATGCGAATGCTGAAATTAAACTGGGCAAGGAATTCAAATTTGATGTCACAGGTGCAAGTGGAAAATCAGTGTCAAACGGGCGTGTTTCTCTCGATGCAGCCAATTTCCTACAAACTGACTACAAAGTCAATGAAGATGATTACAAAGTATTCGTG AATACtcttaaaaatgaattgaaaaaggAATCCGAAGAGGTAACAGAAAAGCTGAAGAAACAATTCGATAACGCTCGTAGCGATTTTGGAGAAAAGCTCAAACTCTTCAAACAAAGTAGACCagattttgatatattattgaaCGGCTACGAAAATCAA AAAACCATAATTCGTGAATTAGAAGTTGATCCAACACTGGCATCTATTATTGATAACAC CCGAAAGCTTATTGAAAAGATAAACGCAttcattaatgaaatttcaaaagcATATGCAAAGCATTTTGAAGAGTTGCACAAGACTCTTGAAGAAGTCCTTAAAAATTGGAACGAATTATGGAAGAATTCAATATTGAAAGCATGGGAACAATTCGTTGTGTCAGTGACCAAAATTCAAGAGAATCTTCGCGAGGAAGTCCTTAATGTATAcacaaatgttttcaaaacCGTCGTTGCGGGTCTGGAAAAATATGGACCAGTGCTAAAGAATTACGCAAAGGCACTCCATGAATCACTAAAACCAGTGAGTGAAGCAACGCAAGAATTAATCAAGACAATTATTAATAGCACTGATTATATCTTTGTTGAgcttaaagaatatttaagtaaattgcCAACATTCGAAGCTATACGAACAGAAATAATTGAACAAATTaagcatttcaaattgattgaaaagACATTGGAAGTGCTGAACAACATCTTTGATCAATTGCACATTTTACCGCAGACACCAGATACAGAAGAATTCTTACAAAAATTGCAGACATATCTAGAAgcgaaattaaaacaacagcCTATCAATGATGAAAAGGTGCTTAACGAATTGTCCCAGCTGTTGATAAAATCGCTGCGTTCCATTTGGTTAGCTCTCGAGAACTCTAAGCCAGGTGGTGGTATACCTGTCGATTTGGAGAGTTGGACTGCTATTGCGCTGCCAACGTGGTTGGACAAATTGATAAACTTGCCTGCCTTGTTGTCATTCCGCTCGAGCGTGATTAATGCCCTACTTAATGAGAAATGGGAGAACACTTTGagcaaaaatttgtatgctaCTTGGATATATTCGGTTATCTTCCAGAAGTTTGATCTGCATGGTCAGATTGTAGATGGAAAACATGTGTTTACTTTCGATGGTCAGAGCTATGCCTACCCCGGTAATTGTCGATATGTACTCGTTCAGGATAGTGTCGATAGCAATTTCACGGTCATCGTTCAACTGAGCAGCGAAAGCAAACTGAAGGCCATCACATTGACGGACAGAGACGGCAACTTTGTTGAAGTTAGCGATACGGTTGCACTTAAACTGAATGGCAAACCAGTTGAGTATCCACAACATATTCCTGGCATTCATGCCTGGCGTAGATTCTACGGTGTTTATCTCCATTCTGAGTACGGCGTAACGATCACCTGTACCACTGATTTGAGGGTTTGCCAAGTCACCGTTGACGGATTCTATACCAGCAAAACACGAGGATTGCTTGGGAACGGCAATGCTGAACCATATGACGATTTTCTGCTAATTGATGGTACCATCGCAATCGATTCAGCTACTTTGGGTAATGATTATGGTGTTGGCAAATGTAATTCAGTATCTTCGAAAGGAGAACAACAAGTGGTGCGCAATGAGATATGTAGTGAAATATTTGGAATTGAATCAACATTGGCCCTTAATTACTTACAATTGGATCCTCGACCCTATCGTAAGGAGTGCGACATAGCTGTTCAAGACGCTGCCGAGAAGGACAAGGAATCGGTAGCTTGTAACTTTGCCTTGGCTTACGGATCGGCTCTAAAAGAATTGAAACAATTGTCTCTGCTACCACCGCGTTGTTTGAAATGCACCGGAGCTGTGGGGCAGCGTGAGTTGGGCGAAGAGTTCACTGTAA CGCCGACAAATAAAGCcgatt gttttgttgttgatgtcaATGTAACGCCAAAGGTTTTGTCTCAACTGGTTGCACCCGCCATTACGGAGATTCGCGATGCATTAAAGAGTCGGGGATTCACTGATGTACAAGTCAGTGTCATTGCCTTTGATGAATCGAAGCGTTATCCAGCGCTGCTCACCAGCGATAATGGGAAGATCAATTACAAGGCCAATGTAGCGAATGTTCAGGTAAATGGACCTA ACTTCTGCGATAATTGTGTCGAGCAAATCATCACCGATAAAAGAGTACtagaaatttacaaattgctTGAACGATTTGTCAAAACAATTGTGCCGCAGTCCGATGAGAATGCTTTTAGTTTGGCCTTGGACTATCCGTTCCGTGCGGGAGCGGCAAAGAGCATTATTGGAGTTCGCAGCGATTCCTTGGAGTACAGCAATTGG tGGAAACTTGTTCGAGCTCACATAACTGGAAGTTTAACCAAGTTTGACGGCGCTCAGCTTCATTTGATAGCTCCAATCAAGGGGCTTGCTTTGGAAGGAGTTCCTGCTGATAAACTAGTTG gTTTTAATGCACGCTTAGTTGCAACTTTGGATGGAAAGGATAACAAGAAACGCTCAAAATTACAGTTTGAGAATGATATGGGTATCGATTTTGTACTAAACAATGGAGGCTGGGCATTTACCACACAGAACTTTGATAGACTAAAGAGTCCTGATCAAAAGAAGGTTCTTAACCAAGTCACATCATCCATTGCCGACACGTTGTTCAAGACTGAAACCATCAGTGATTGTCGATGTGTGCCCGTCGAAGGATTGTTTGGTCAACACAAGTGCGCTATCAAATCGACCAGCTTTTGCCGAATAAGAAATCAAAGAGTGCGTGAAATTATTGATCGTTTCATATAA